The Fragaria vesca subsp. vesca linkage group LG2, FraVesHawaii_1.0, whole genome shotgun sequence genome includes a window with the following:
- the LOC101303297 gene encoding receptor protein kinase CLAVATA1-like: MVMSPIILHIILIFLLCSTCCGNGDLEALLKLKASMIGPKGSGLDDWKTTSLLSPSAHCGFAGVTCDRDFRVVALNVCGLPLFGKVGVEIGLLTKLVNLTIADNNFTGKLPEEIGNLTALRHLNISNNLFFGKFPGGITQRMMELEVLDAYNNNFTGPLPVELVDLKNLKHLHLGGNYFTGPIPENYSDILSLEYLGLNGIGLTGKFPASLSRLKNLKEMYVGYFNSYDGGIPPELGSLSSLRVLDMASCNLTGTIPISLSNLKHLHSLFLQINQLTGFIPPQLSALTSLMSLDLSINLLTGEIPATFSELKNITLINLYKNNLYGSIPRFVGEFTHLEVLQIWENNFTYELPENLGRNGRLKDLDVTGNHFTGLIPKDLCKGRMLRNLILMDNHFFGPIPEDLGQCKSLIKIRMNRNTLTGTIPAGMFSLPNAIMIELNDNYLSGQLPAQMSAGLLGILGLSGNQISGEIPPAIGNLKNLQTISLEMNNFSGEIPMEIFNLKSLAKINISDNNLSSRIPDTISQCSSLTSADLSRNKLVGEIPKGIAKLKVLSILNFSRNHLTGPIPMQIRNMISLTTLDLSDNNLSGKLPSGGQFLVFSNSSFAGNPLLCYPHSVSCPAVRAHKSFGTSRVALIIIGLSTILLFLLITVYKMKRTKFQKSMAWKLTTFQRLDFRAEEVLECLKDENIIGKGGAGVVYRGSMPDGVDVAIKRLVGRGTGRNDHGFSAEIKTLGRIRHRNIVRLLGFVSNKDTNLLLYEYMPNGSLGEVLHGSKGGHLQWDRRYRIAVEAAKGLCYLHHDCSPLIIHRDVKSNNILLDSDFEAHVADFGLAKFLQDAGASECMSSIAGSYGYIAPEYAYTLKVDEKSDVYSFGVVLLELIVGRKPVGEFGDGVDIVRWVRKTISELSQPSDAAAVLAVVDHRLSEYPLAGVIHLFKIAMMCVEDESSARPTMREVVHMLTNPPRSAPNLLNL, translated from the exons ATGGTAATGTCTCCCATTATTCTTCACATTATTCTCATCTTCCTTCTCTGCTCGACTTGCTGCGGAAACGGTGATCTTGAAGCGCTGCTGAAGCTGAAAGCCTCCATGATCGGGCCGAAAGGTTCCGGCCTTGACGATTGGAAAACGACGTCGTTGTTGTCTCCCTCGGCTCATTGTGGTTTTGCTGGTGTCACATGCGACCGGGATTTTCGAGTGGTGGCTCTCAACGTGTGCGGTCTGCCTCTTTTCGGCAAAGTCGGGGTTGAGATTGGGCTCCTCACTAAGCTCGTGAACCTCACAATTGCCGACAACAACTTCACGGGAAAGCTTCCGGAGGAGATTGGTAACCTCACGGCTCTGAGGCATTTAAACATTTCCAACAACTTGTTCTTCGGGAAATTCCCCGGAGGAATCACGCAGCGGATGATGGAGCTGGAGGTCTTAGACGCCTACAACAACAACTTCACCGGCCCACTCCCTGTCGAGCTCGTCGACCTCAAAAATCTCAAGCATCTTCATCTGGGCGGGAACTACTTCACCGGCCCGATTCCCGAGAACTACTCCGACATTCTGAGCTTGGAGTATCTGGGCCTCAACGGAATCGGGCTCACCGGAAAGTTCCCGGCCAGTCTGTCACGTTTGAAGAATCTGAAAGAAATGTACGTCGGCTACTTCAACTCTTACGACGGCGGGATTCCGCCGGAGTTAGGGTCGTTGAGTTCGTTACGGGTTCTCGACATGGCTAGCTGTAATCTCACCGGCACCATTCCAATTAGCCTCAGTAATTTAAAGCACTTGCACTCTCTGTTTCTTCAAATTAACCAGCTCACCGGTTTCATACCTCCTCAACTCTCTGCCCTCACTAGCCTCATGTCTCTTGATCTTTCCATAAACCTTCTCACCGGAGAGATACCGGCGACATTCTCGGAGTTGAAGAACATTACCCTCATCAATCTGTACAAGAACAATCTCTATGGCTCCATTCCCAGATTCGTTGGCGAGTTTACTCATCTTGAGGTGCTTCAGATATGGGAGAACAACTTCACTTACGAGCTGCCGGAGAATCTCGGCCGCAATGGGAGGCTGAAAGATCTGGACGTTACTGGGAACCACTTCACGGGGTTGATTCCTAAGGATTTGTGCAAGGGAAGGATGTTGAGGAATCTGATACTGATGGATAATCACTTCTTTGGCCCCATTCCTGAAGACCTCGGCCAGTGCAAGTCGCTCATCAAGATTAGGATGAATCGAAACACACTCACGGGGACTATTCCGGCAGGGATGTTCAGTTTGCCTAATGCGATTATGATCGAGCTCAATGATAATTATTTGTCTGGCCAACTTCCAGCGCAAATGTCTGCAGGTTTACTCGGAATCCTGGGACTTTCCGGGAATCAAATTTCCGGTGAAATCCCACCGGCCATTGGCAACCTGAAGAATCTGCAGACAATTTCTCTCGAAATGAACAATTTTTCAGGTGAAATTCCGATGGAAATCTTCAATCTGAAATCATTGGCTAAGATCAACATCAGCGACAACAACTTGAGCAGTAGAATTCCGGACACAATTTCTCAATGCTCCTCCCTGACTTCTGCTGATCTTAGCAGAAACAAATTGGTTGGAGAAATTCCCAAGGGAATTGCAAAGCTGAAGGTTCTGAGCATTCTGAATTTCTCTCGAAATCATCTAACCGGTCCAATTCCTATGCAAATCCGCAATATGATCAGTCTCACAACTCTTGATCTCTCCGATAACAATCTCAGCGGCAAACTCCCATCCGGTGGTCAATTTCTGGTGTTCAGCAACTCGTCCTTTGCCGGAAACCCCTTGCTCTGTTATCCACACAGTGTGTCATGCCCGGCTGTTCGAGCCCACAAGTCATTTGGTACCTCCAGGGTGGCTCTGATCATAATTGGACTCTCTACCATTCTGCTATTCCTACTGATCACAGTTTACAAAATGAAAAGGACAAAGTTTCAGAAATCCATGGCTTGGAAGCTGACCACATTCCAGCGGCTGGATTTCAGAGCAGAGGAGGTGCTGGAGTGTTTGAAAGATGAAAACATCATAGGCAAAGGCGGTGCCGGAGTAGTCTACCGCGGCTCCATGCCGGACGGCGTTGACGTGGCAATCAAACGGCTAGTGGGGAGGGGAACAGGACGAAACGATCACGGATTTTCCGCCGAGATAAAGACATTAGGACGAATCCGGCACAGGAATATCGTTAGGCTGTTGGGGTTTGTGTCAAACAAGGACACGAATTTGTTGCTGTACGAATACATGCCTAATGGGAGCTTGGGGGAGGTGTTGCATGGGTCAAAGGGAGGACATTTGCAGTGGGACAGGAGGTACAGGATCGCCGTGGAAGCTGCCAAAGGGTTGTGCTATCTCCACCATGACTGTTCTCCTTTGATTATTCACAGGGATGTTAAGTCCAATAACATCTTGCTCGACTCCGACTTTGAGGCCCATGTTGCTGATTTTGGGCTCGCTAAGTTCCTTCAAGACGCCGGAGCTTCCGAATGCATGTCTTCCATTGCTGGTTCCTACGGTTACATTGCCCCAG AGTATGCATACACATTGAAAGTGGACGAGAAAAGCGATGTGTACAGCTTTGGTGTGGTTCTGCTGGAGCTAATTGTTGGGAGGAAACCTGTAGGGGAATTTGGTGATGGTGTTGACATTGTAAGGTGGGTGAGGAAGACTATATCAGAGCTCTCTCAGCCGTCGGACGCAGCAGCAGTGCTCGCGGTGGTGGATCATAGGCTCAGTGAATACCCCTTGGCAGGGGTCATACACCTGTTCAAGATTGCAATGATGTGTGTCGAGGATGAAAGCTCTGCAAGACCTACAATGAGGGAAGTGGTTCACATGCTCACTAATCCGCCGCGCTCTGCTCCAAACCTACTCAACCTATAG